AGCCATATATTCAATATATCGGACAGTTTTTCatacaaactgcagcacatgaacagatttttaaattatttccagTCTTAGAGAAAGTGGAGTTAAAAGAAAGAGAGTGCAGAGattaagataaaaaatgaatgatatAAATGACTAGAGGAGTCTTCCACAACAGCAGTTCTGTGAAACCTTTCTATCAGCCTCAATTTAGTTCTTTTTGTCCCTTTGATAGATGTTACAGAGGAAGTTGGTAGTGGGTGCAGTTGAGGGAACgatgagagcagagagacaaCATGCAcgttaaaatgtgcattttggaATCAGAGGTGAACCTCCCCATAGGGAACAGCTTTAGAGACCTGAGGGGAAAATATTGCATAAAGTGAAAGGCGCAGGAGGTTAGTTATTGTAGTTTGGCCTGGCAGTTCAGCTAATAATTATTAATGGTGAGCGTTACATTTACAGGCCAGGATGGAGGGAATTACTGTTCCTTTATTTTAAACTACAAGGTAAACTGTCAGTGATGGCCGTCAATTGAACTGGATTTGCAATCCGAACTTTTTTATGAAATGCTGTGACACATACAGTTCACACCGCACACTGAGGGCTGCAGAGGAGGCAGTGGTTTCAAAGCATCACTGAACAGCTAAGCTTTTGAGAGTTATACGCTCTTAAAATGCCAAAGATATCAGGGCTTAGCTCAGACTACAGCCCACATCATTTTCCAGTGACTGCACCAGGCACATATTAGCTGAATATTACCAAACCTTTCTcctttagaaagaaaaaaaaaaaaaaaagccgtTGGCTAGATTCTGAAGTCACATGCCATCCttcctttaaaacaaaatggctCTGGTTGAGACTGACAGTAGCATTCCCAGACAGTCCCCAAACGGACTGAAAAGCTTCCTGGGAGGCAGATAGAGCTGCCTGTCTCCTTTCTCTGTTTAAACTGAAACAGCCTAtactgacatacacacacagttacatcGATGTCAcaggtgtgcgtgtgtgtgtgttagtgttattCAGAtgattcaaacatttattttggcaATAACAGATTTCAGATTAGATATGTTGAGGTTACTGTTCTTCACAGGATGTTGATTTTACCACTAAGAGAAACTTGTGCAGCTTAGGCCTAGACTTAAATTTTAATAGTATACCGTGTTTGCTGCTTACTTTTCTAAAACTGTAATTCCTCTTTCAGTAGAAGGACTGGTTGTGCAGGGTTATTTGTGTTGATGACATGTTCTTTAATATCAAACAAACCTTCTGCCTCCAGGCATTTTTTATAAGTTCCAACTCATGGCTTGCAATCAGTGAGAGCTATTTTGTAGCTCACTAAATTCTGTCTGTTCCTCCTTATCTTCAGGTTCCCACTACCACTGGAAGACATGGAATAAGAGTGGCATAGATCGTGACTGTGGTTGGACATCATCCACTTCGACAGTTTTGGTACAAGCACCAAAAGGTCGTATAGCGGAGGCCTCCTGGGTAGAAGAAGTCAAGTGACCTACAACCATAAGGATTTAAGTTGAGTCTACAAGGATAAATCAGCAAAATGCATCTTTACTTAGAGACCCAGTTCAATCAATAGGCCACTCCTCTGCGTCTTCATAGGCCTTCTCATCATCTTCTCATAGTTAACTCTTCACCCGACACACAAGATGCGTCCTTCCCTCGCCACAGCTGTTCTACCACCCAGGACCCGCTCCCACAATCCACCCAACTTGGCTGTTGGGGGCCGCGAACACCTGTCAGCTCCACGAAGGCGCAGCCCCAACCTCCGACACACCCTCAGCCCAGAGAATCTGCGGACCCTGGCCgagaggggggggggctgctGTTGATACCACCTCTGTCGTCAGCAGTACCATAGGGCTTCCACGGGCTAACAGTGACACAGACCTGGTGACCTCCCAGAGCCGGTCCTCGCTAACAGCATCCACTCTGGAGTACACACTGAACCGTGGCCAGAATCTTGTAATATCCTGGGACATCAAGGAGGAGGTGGATGCTACTGACTGGATTGGGCTTTACCACATTGGTGAGatgatgatttttatttatctatttggTAGTAGAGCTGCTTTTCTATAACAGATCATGGTCAGATCTCAAATCTCAGTTCTTGAGTTAAGGCTGAACTGCATAAGGATAAGTTCAAGTGGTGAAATACATGCAGTCTAAATGCTGATTATTCAGACTGCATTCTTgatcatcacattttctttccaaGCGTGAAGTGTTTTTTTGGTGAGCAGTTCTGGAGACTTGCAGGCACTCAGGACGAGAGCTTATTTGACCCTAGCTGTCCTCAAAGCTTTTCAGCTGATCCCAGTGTTTTGCTATCAGGAGCTCAGAATAGCCAGGTAGAGTCTTGCAAGAGCTTCCAAGTTTGAGTCAATACTGAAAGAGGAGCTATTGAGACTTTACACTGGACCGGAGGCTGAGTCAACATGTAACAGCTCTGCCTCGGTGTACGATAACACACACCATCACTACCCGTGTGCATCTTGAAGGCTTTACATTGACCTGCTCAAACTGTCCATCATGGTGAAAAGTAATACAGGAGCAGCTGTACTGcatcagcacatttatttttaagaatctatgatttctttgttttgctgaCATACTAAAGAGCTGACGTCACTTTTTGTGCTTTGAATAGACAAATCACTTATCTTACATCACTACATCATCAGACATCTGTGTGGGCTCTAATTTAATAAAGATTTGAAGTAATACAAATCTAAATAAGACAGGAGAAAGCCACCTGAGAACCAAAAAGAAAATAGGACcatgtgtatgtactgtatataatgtatgTCATATTGCATTCTCCCACACAGGGACAAAGAATGTCTGTCTGAATTTTCTCAAAGTATtagatattatatatttttcttgtgcagttctgtttttgtcctctcCACAGAAGCTTTGTCTCCATATGAGAGAACCAGACAGTGTCAGCCAGCTCTTCTCTTATTTATCCAGTAGAATGTAGATTGACCACCTGAGGGATGAGTGTATTCATATTGTCTGTTCTGCTTTGTGGTGCTCAGTCAATATCTGATTAAGATCTCTGTTATATCCAAACGTTGCTCAGTTACATTCACTAGCAGCTTTTTTTGTAGTGAGCAGAGCTCCTGTTTGACTTTAGCCTCAAGTTTCTGATAGACAACGGTTTTAGCTAGACTCAAGTACAATAAAGAGGATGATGAATAAGGAATAGCAAACAGAAGAAGAGTGTAACATGACTAAATGACtttcattaataatgaatttcaCAAATCCATTACTGTTAAATTTACTTAAAGTAATTAACGTTGCTTATTTTACATTCTTACTTTAAGTGAGCTTACTTTTTGAATGTCACATGCAATCCACACTAATGGCTTCAGTTTTGATCAATGTcgccttttttttattaaggaTGACAAAAGCTTAAGCAGATATTTCATAATCTTAGCAATGGATACTaacatcattatttatttctgcaaataaagacaaataatcATTCAAACATGTTTATCAAATGCTTATGCTTCTGATGACTTCCAGGGCTTAGATGGTGTAAACCAGGCCTACTGGTGCTGGGTAGGGCGTCAGCTCACTTCATATCGATCATAATGCCTCCAGGACTTCATTAGCTGCTCCAGGGTTTTTCCACCCACAGGGGCCACCACTTTCCTCGACTAAGCAGACATTCAATGATAAGCAACTACCCTTCCCTCCTCTGACACcttcaaatgcaaacacacacatacacacatagaggACACACTTCTCCCTCGACTCCACCAGACAACTGAGTTTGGTGTTTTATTAATCTGTGTGCAAAAGTGCTCCGTACAGCGGAATTCCCCTTCCCCGCTTTTAACTCAGAGGAAGTTTGGTGTCCTTCTGGTTGGAAGTTGTAGCAAGGCTATTTTGGGAATGGATTTCACTGGATAAGGGCGAACTTGTGTTTTGGAAGAAACTATCCGCAGACTAAACACACTGAAAGGCGGAACTGTTGCAGCTTGGTTGAAGTTTTTCACATCAGAGCACTGTCATCATCTGTTGTTTGATTTAACATTCTTTGGTCAGAAATCAGAGagaatgtaaacacagtaaGAGCATTAAAGTAACACTCACTTATGTTTAACAAAGCATTCTGCACTTTTCCAGATGAAACCAGTCCGTCCAATGTGTGGGACTGTAAGAACAGAGGGGTAAATGGCACCCAAAAAGGTCAGATTGTCTGGAGACTGGAGTCGGGGCCCTACTTTATGGAGCGTAAGTTCCCAGAAGCACTCATACTGTACTTCAGAATGAATTTCATCCTATTCTTAAAAATAGTCTGCAGTCTGTTGGTTTGTAAATATTTTGCAAATGTGCAATATTAACCATATAGTTCAAATTAATCTCACTATACATTGGAAGTTTAATGATGACCCTTGTATACtctatgacacatttaaacacatcattACTATTCCACTACAGTAAAAGTGCACTATAAAAACAGGCAGGGATTGAttgcagtgttttcatattCAATAACTCTTCATTGCTTCCATAACAGCAGAGACCAAGATCTGTTTCAAGTACTACCATGGAGTGAGTGGAGCCCTACGAGCCACGACTCCCTGCATTACCGTGAAGAATCCAGCAGTCCTGGTCTGTGtcctggtctgtgtgtgtgtttgtgtgtgtgtgtgtgtgtgtgtgtgtgtgagagagagagagagagagagagagaaagtcttCGGTCTGAGATTTAGTCATGCAGAGTGTCAGGTTTTATCGCAGGTTTAGCATTTTGTTGACCAGGGATGTACAGAAAGCTTCTAAGGCGCAGAAGCTAAAATGTGAAAGGGGCAACACAGAGTAATTTTCTAGTGCTTCCATTATTAATGACAGATACAATAAATACTGAAAGTTgatttttaacttaaaattcATATAAAGGAGACCCAAATTTACATACATTGTCTTACGTGTATTTGAAGAATCTTGAATTTGTTGTATGGAGACTGGTTGAATGCACGTCAGACCCTTACTTTCTTTTTGTCGTTGGTTGTGCAAGATGCTCTTTGTCTGTATATAGAAGGATAAACAGTTGTAGTCATGTACACTACAGATGATTAGCCCCCTTTATAAAATCCAAGAAACCTTTTCCATGGAAATTACTATAACCAAAAGTTGAACTACttccaaaagaacaaagacaaaatcccCACTAAGTTTGACAGATATTTTACTGATGCGTTGTTTtgcaacaagaaaacacaaaaatgacagGACCAAagttgtgattttcttttcctttctttctttcagaaCACAGCTGAGCAATCAGTTAGCATTTGATTTCCGCACACTCAAGTGGACAGGGCTAGTACTACTTAAATACTTGATTGAGAGGAACTACTCTTAAATTCTTACAAGTAATTGCATgaagaaagtaaagaaatcaGTCTGGAACTTAGAAATGCTCTCAAGGTGCTCATTTTAAGGGGAAAGGCTCCGCTGCCATCTCTAACACAGCTGTACATTCAATCAAGGTCCTGGAGGGGCCCTCTTAGAGCCCAGATCTCAGCCATGTCAATAAGCTGTGTTGGGAGCTCAAGGTTAATGTCCATGcccagaaaacacacaatttgGATGAGCTGGAACAATGTGCCATGAAAGAATGTGTCAACCTAGTTAGCAACAGCCACAGAAGGGTTGTTGTCAGTTTTAGTCAGCCACCATTGACTATTGTCAGAGGGATAATAAAATTGCTTCAGTTCAGCTCATCAGTTAATTGGACATCTTGTCATACTTTTTTTGGAAGCAGTCACACTACTGTTCTGAGTGATTATATTTCCGATTATTatctgtggttgtgtttgttctgaGGTGTACAGATTGTGACatgtgtctcttctctctcaggtGGAGGGGCTGACAGAGCAGGTGGGCATTGAACATCCTCGGAAATTGATCAGCTTTACTTTGACAGGTGAAATGAGaagtttacattacatttatatattgtttgggagtcattttgactgatataaatattaatgaaaaaaagtGTGTCTTTTAGTGGCACAGACAACGCTTTAATCGGTTTAAGTAACCAATTAGAGGAAAAGCTGGAAGTGAACTCAACACCTTTTTAAATctaacaaagcaaacaaacacagaccagACTTTTAGATTTTTAGCTGAGTGAAACAATCTTATCATCATCTTTGTCAAACAGTCCCCTCGGGAAAAGCTAGCGTAAACTTTCAAAGCTGTTTTCAGGAAACACTGTGGTCTTGGAATTTCAAGAGGTGTTTTcctgacagagaaaaacattgcAAACTGACTTTGGTTTTTCTAACTAAGTCAAGTAATACCAGGATTGTTTGAATGAGTTTAAAAAAACGGAAAGTATTTTTACAACCCAATCCAATCTCTGTATTGAACGATATGTATCTGCAGGTCAGGTTTTGTACCAGAAGGCAGACTGGACGTGGAGAAAAGAGAATCAGTTactgtcattctgtgttttgttgcagaTCTGCGTGCCACTGGCTTGAAGAAGGGAATGTTTTTTAATCCAGACCCGTACCTGAAGATGTCCATCCACCCAGGGAAGAGGAGTGTCTTCCCTGTCTTCAGCCACCATGGACAGGAACGACGATCAGCCATCATCGCAAACACCACCAACCCCATCTGGCACGGAGAGGTGTTTTACATCATTGTGTTATCAGTCAGAGGAAGCATACACTCTCACTCTCTAAAAACaatgtatttacattatatatacacatatatacacagcTAAAAATATATTGACCATatattgtttgattttttttgtctctacgcagaaatacacatttgtaGCACTAATGACAGACATCCTGTACATCGAGGTAAAGGACAAGTTCGCAAAAAGCAGACCAATCATTAAGCGCTTCCTCGGTCAGCTTGCTATCCCCGTCCAGCAGCTTATTGAAAAGATACCTGGGTAGGTTCACACACCCAGGCGCATGCACAAACAGAACATACTCTGTGTATAAATAAAGCACTCATCTCAAGCCTAATCCCAATCAGAATCAAATTTTTTATGATCCGCTTACATGATTGTTCCGTGCACATGCTCACAGAAACCTTCGTGAATAATGTCTTCTTTAAATCGGTAAAGTATGTATATTGCCATTTTAGTCAAATCACTATTCACTTACAGGTGAGATCATGAGGTTGATCTGTCCTtgtgtctttttccttttctttctttttgttgagAAAATGGACACTACagcctgttgttgttgagttggTTGTTTTATGGAAACCACTGGCACTTGCTTGAGTCTGGGACTCTAGTTTTGCATTGTACGTGCTCTAGAGGAAGACATCAGATGGTTTAAAAGATTAGTGGTATGACCTGTCTTTGCAGTGCACACTACTCTGCCTGTCAGTTGAACTTAAAGTAGCCAAAATATCTTCACACTAACAAATTTCCCAGAGCCTTCTTTTGAACaatatttgtgttgatgtttacAGTAATACTGTTCATTAACATATTCTTTCgtcatttttctctgttatCTTACTCACGTTCTTTGTATACAGGTGTACACGGCAGCAGTAGCACAaacattattgtgtgtgtgttagttccagctgctgctcctaACCTGATGTGGTCGTACAGTAATTTTATTTCAGCCACGATTTGTTCTGTGCTgcacaatatttattattattaacattgtttgtcacaaaatgaattgaattagtTATTTTAACgttgtttccatgtttttaaGTTATGTTGAGGAAAATTATTTTACCTTAATTCTCTTATCAGATCTGTTTGTCTATCTCACTGTTTGTCTGTCCAGTGTCCAGCCTGTGAATTTCTCTCTATGTCGCCGCCTGCCCACTGAACATGTAAGTGGCCAGTTGCAATTCAAAGTGGAGCTAACGTCAACAGGCCCAGATGGTAAATCTGCCTCTAAATCTCatgttcaaaatgtattttctttaaaagtgttcttttttattaacatgCAACCTGTGTTCCTACTACAGGGGCTTCACCTGATTCTATCATTGGTATTTCATCTTTAAATGGGGCTCCAGGGACACCATCCGATGATGAGGACCTCCCACATAACCTGCCAGGAGTTGTTTCTGCAGGGCCCTCCCCTACGGGTTCCCAGGGCTCCCAGGGCATGTGGGAAGGCGGAGCCACGGCCTGCCCAGAAAAGGACTTGACTTTTGTCAGACCTGAGACTAGATTTGTGGAGCCTGAAAGCCTGTCTGGTCATGAAATGCTCCAGAGGTCACTCAGTGAGGGCTTGGATGCTATTGAGGCACCAAAGGGCCCTGGTGAAAGACCCCTGGGTGCAGCTTCACCAAAACTGCGCTCTAGCTTCCCTACACACACGAGGCTCAGTGCCATGTTGCATATAGATTCAGACGAAGATGAGGAGAGATCGGGGGCTGCTGACGTCACTCCGGTGCTGCTGTCACCACTGCTAATGAATGGAGAACCTCCAGATGTCAGTGGTCCTGAAGAAGAAGACCCATTTCCTGAGCTCCAGCAGGAACCTGAACAGCTAGAGCCATCAGGACTGAAGGAGGAGCCCTGGGGTGCAAGCGCTGTGACAGAAGACGTGCCCTTTGAGGTAGAGGTGGCACTGGAGGTGGCGGTAGGTCTGGATTTGGAGGATGTTTTAGAGCCAGATGTGTTCTCTGAAGTGGAAGAGGCTCCTTTCACAGACACTGTATCTCAGAATGCTTTGCCAGAGGGTGGAGAGGTGCCTGAGGAAGGAAGGATGCCTGGCGAAGACCCCTCATCAGAGATTGATACCTGCTCCATGGCAACAGCCCCACAAACAGCTTTTTCATCTTCAGAGAGCTGTCCAGTCACACTGACTATTGCTGTTGTGAGTTCATTATTCTGATTTGGTCACAACCAAAGGTCCAACTATTTGTTCACATCTATTGCTACAAAACTTTGAATGTTCCTGTTGAttaatctgtttattattatgatttttatgtttaattaattaattgtttagTCTGTAAAACATCAGATAATCTCAGAGCAGAATgttgaaaacaagaaagaaaatagtcTTGGTCTTTctagtgtgtgttgttttattttttgttcacaCAGGTTACCTTCAAAGCAAGTCAAAACAAGAATCATATTTTATATAGAAggatattttaacatttttatatatatatatatatatatatatatatatatatatatatgtgtgtgtgtgtgtgtgtgtgtgtgtgtgtgtgtatacctgtATATATTTATGAGCAGTTGAATTAGGATATTATCTGAGGTTTGTTAAAGAAAACTCTTTAACAAACCAAATTATTTCTGCATTGCACACATCATTCTTCCTTTGTTTGCACTGTGCTTATACCTATAAACATGTGAACATTTGTCACTGTGCTTGTGCACAATACATGCAAAAAAGAGGTCACTTAAGTAGCCATTTACTTCTACACAACCACAGTAGCAAGTTGACATTTAGTAAACCActcaaaaatgaaattaaataagcAAAACACTCACCATCAGTGCTGATCATAGTCTGTTCAGCTAGTCACACGTGTCTACATTCTGGTGTGTTAGTATAATATTTAGCTGCTTTCAAATGTAATACTAATGTTTTATCTTCCTTAATGTATGTGTCGGCACAGTTCACTACTGTCTGGCATTCGCCTCACTAAAGGGTGTaacatacatattttaaaatcagccAGTTAGAGATACTTTTGCTTGTTGTTGGGTTTGTCATGTTGAAGTAATAATTTTTTAGTCACTGATTATTCAACAGATATTCCATGATTCTTACGTCTGAGCTGTCACAACACACTTTTGCATGAAATCGAacatctcttttgtttttttgtgaaggAGCCAGTGCTGCCTGACTGACTGACTCTGTATTTTACAATTATATTGAAGAAGGAGACCTTGCATATCTTAACCTATATCTTGGTATGTGTGATGTTTTGTaggaagcagaggagggagcAGAGACGGCCATAGATCCAGGGGGACATGTCATTTCCGGCACCCCACCAACCAATCAAGCTGTAGATGATGAAGGGGGTGGGCAAGCTGCTGTCACTGAGGCTGGAGGTGATGCTCCGGCAGCCAGCGCGCAAGAGGAAGTCGAAGAGAACAGTGTGAGGAGGCTGAGCCTGCAAGCTGTGGGGGGCGTGGCTGAAGagcaggagggggaggaggcAAAGGCACATAAAGATGCAGGGTCTGTGGACTCAGAACAAGTTactacagaaacagacagagaagaaggtGAAGCTGTTTCCTCTGCTTGTTGTAGGAGAATCTGTTCTAAAAGTGTCTCAGTGCATTTTCAAACGTATCATACTTCATTGTCACTGCGTTGAAACAAAattccttttgtcttttaaatgttttttgtgttcagGTACCCATGTCAACGGTCACCCTGTACGTTCACTTCCTTCTGTACGTCATGACATTCACCGATACCAACGTGTGGACGAGCCTCTCCCTcccagtgagtgtgtgtgtctgcatgcactGTATTGTCTACTCTGTCTTTGTCACcaggtgttttgtgtgtctttgtgcttatgtgtctctgtatgtatgtgtatccATGTTTATGTCCCGACTGTAACTAAAACTACATATTGTGGTCCACAAATGAACTCCAAGCAGCAGCTGTTAACACAGCTATTTCTCACTCTGTAATGACCAAAGTGGGAAAAGTAATGAAGGTTTGGATACAGAATAATATATTGATACTTTTTCCAGATAGATTGCTGTGAATGCATGTCTGCAAAATTatgtaaaaaactgtaaaattaattaataagcaGTAAAAGATTCCTGGTTATGGCTCACctaaaaatgaagcatacatGTCTCGATAAAGGTTTGAGATGAATTGGTGATGTCGTTCATTGTTGGCTAGCTTTTACTTTAACAGTTGTGTTTCCCTGAGGCATTAAACACCTCCTTTGTATCCATTATTAATTGCATCTCAGACTGGGAGGCTCGTATCGACAGCCATGGGAGGATCTTCTTTGTGGACCACGTGAACAGAACCACTACATGGCAGCGTCCCACCGGACCTCCTGCCCCGCAGGGCCTGACCCGCTCCAACTCTATTCAGCAGATGGAGCAGCTCAACCGAAGGTAAAGAGGAATCTCCATCGTGGTTTTCTCAATAGTAACTTTTTCATTTAGAAGTATAGGTAAATtgaaactgtaaactgtatttattaggTCAGTGAACCAAAGATTTAGTTATAGGCTTATAAAAATATCTACACAGAGACCTATGTTTTATGTATTGGCCTTTATTGCACATTGcctgtgggtttttctttatcttcagATTTTTGTGAACTAAAGTAACTTTGAATGACCAAAGACATTCAGAGACTTTAAATAGGGAAGTTATTCTGtattctgtaaatgtaaatatattttatacatgtatgtatacTACATACTAGTACATATTCACTAATTTGTAAAAAACTATACTTCCCCTATATTCACAGGTACCAGAGTATCAGACGGACCATAACCAACAGTGATCGGTCAGAGGAAAGCGCGGTCGACTTGCTACCTGAACCAGAGAGTGAACTGATGGCCCATTCCATTTCTGGTTAGTTTTAGTAGACCTATTATGAGCAAgtacataaacagaaaaacagacatttcattCATAATGTGCAATATCTTTCTGTGGCTACACTTTACATCACAAACAGATAATCTGTATCAAAACTGTCCTATATTATCATAAGATAAGCTGCTTACCTTATGATCTCcttgtttaaacatttgattcGGGGTGATGATTCTGTTGCAGAGTACCGGAGAGAAAGTGCAGTCGCTCATGCAAGTGGTCGCTCCCGTCTCTCCTTGCTGCTCCAGTCGCCCAGCGCCAAGTTCCTGTGCAGCCCTGACTTCTTCACCGTGCTGCATTCAAACCCTGTCAGTCTAAAAtgcttcacctcctctctcaccTTTAACCTTATATAGATGTAGCTGTCTGCATATAAGCAGAAATATTCCTTTACTCAAATGCAATGAATTGAAATTTTTGAGTACTCATAACAGTTATTGAAGTAGGGTATGGTAACTGCTGCCTGAATGAGCAACTACAGTTCAGTAGCTGCACAGAATGTGTATCCCAGTGTTGTTTACAGGTCCAATATGGTAATCAGTGTAAGTAGCGATAAGTGATTTAGCACTTGCTCTTTAACACTTACTCTGTGTAAGACTTCCACAGACAAACTTTCTAACATTGATTATAGTTTAAATTAGTTTCAAGTTAATTCCGAAAATGTCTATCATGAAAATATTGCCATTAAAAAATCTACTATTCACATTGTCATCGGTCCTGATCTAAAGGGCCAAAgcttctgttctctctctccaaTCTGCTTCTAATTACCTCACCTCTCTGCCCAGAGTGCCTACCGCATGTTTACGAGCAACACCTGCCTGAAGCACATGATCAGTAAGGTGCGTCGGGACGCTCATTACTTTGAACGCTACCAGCACAACCGCGACCTTGTCACCTTCCTCAACATGTTTTCCAACAAGCAGCTGGAGCTTCCTAGAGGGTGGGAGATGAAGCACGACCACACAGGGAAGGTGTGTGCCTGTGGCCCCTAACATTTGACTTTTGATTCTTTGCCCTGATGGttaaattacatgttttttgtgctgctatttgtaattaaattataGATATTGGATTGTTTTAGCCTGAATTTGTGTAGGTTTACATCAATGTAGAAAGATCTGTGTGGGAGATGTAGTTCTACTAATGCATAGTGCACAATCAGAAAGACTCATATAAggacaaaataattaataaattaatatttgtgaaaatgttttgcagtcAATGATTGAATGAAGTTTTGAACCATAGACCTCTCTTTGTATTTTCCATGGTGAGACCAGGCCAAACTCCAGCCACCTTCAGCTCTGGTGTCTCTGTATGCGTATACTGGACTTTATCCAAGTATGATGATGATATTTGTTCTCAATCTTCAGCCCTTCTTTGTGGATCACAACTGTCGCTCCACAACCTTCATTGACCCACGGCTGCCCCTTCAGAGCTCTCGTTCCACTGGGCTGCTGGCCCACCGCCAGCATCTGAGTCGCCAGCGCAGCCACAGTGCCGGGGAGGTGAGAGACTAGCCACTACTGCACCACTCATCACCTAGAGTCAGCAGGgtcacacagacactgaaatgcTTGGCCAGTTTGAACAGGCAAAATGCTTAGTGAGTTTCTGCATGGTGGGCACAGGTAGGTAAGTTATTCTGTCAAGGTCTTGCAATGGAAACATCAAGCATAATATACTTAgcttcacatacagtatctggTCAAGCTTAAGGATTTGGGATGTTGTATTAAGATGTAAGAACATTGGTATATTGCATAATAATACTGCATATACTGCTTTAAAGTGAAGTATTCACATGCTTGTAGGATAATCTGATATCtgaaagacataaaaaataatcttttcagTGCATTACTTTTCAATCCAATGCATTATTACAGACTAcattaacataaacattttttattgtcaCGGTTTAGTCAAGATCTTATCTGCTGagataattaaatgtttattctaACTGTGTGGCAGTTTCTACACAAATTCAAATCTTTCCAAGTAAATTAGAATGCCATACTTGCATTAACAGAAACTCACATGCCTAAGCAATAccacatctactgtacatacagtatgtctgctcTGTG
This Anabas testudineus chromosome 21, fAnaTes1.2, whole genome shotgun sequence DNA region includes the following protein-coding sequences:
- the hecw2a gene encoding LOW QUALITY PROTEIN: E3 ubiquitin-protein ligase HECW2 (The sequence of the model RefSeq protein was modified relative to this genomic sequence to represent the inferred CDS: inserted 2 bases in 1 codon), which translates into the protein MRPSLATAVLPPRTRSHNPPNLAVGGREHLSAPRRRSPNLRHTLSPENLRTLAERGXGAAVDTTSVVSSTIGLPRANSDTDLVTSQSRSSLTASTLEYTLNRGQNLVISWDIKEEVDATDWIGLYHIDETSPSNVWDCKNRGVNGTQKGQIVWRLESGPYFMEPETKICFKYYHGVSGALRATTPCITVKNPAVLVEGLTEQVGIEHPRKLISFTLTDLRATGLKKGMFFNPDPYLKMSIHPGKRSVFPVFSHHGQERRSAIIANTTNPIWHGEKYTFVALMTDILYIEVKDKFAKSRPIIKRFLGQLAIPVQQLIEKIPGVQPVNFSLCRRLPTEHVSGQLQFKVELTSTGPDGASPDSIIGISSLNGAPGTPSDDEDLPHNLPGVVSAGPSPTGSQGSQGMWEGGATACPEKDLTFVRPETRFVEPESLSGHEMLQRSLSEGLDAIEAPKGPGERPLGAASPKLRSSFPTHTRLSAMLHIDSDEDEERSGAADVTPVLLSPLLMNGEPPDVSGPEEEDPFPELQQEPEQLEPSGLKEEPWGASAVTEDVPFEVEVALEVAVGLDLEDVLEPDVFSEVEEAPFTDTVSQNALPEGGEVPEEGRMPGEDPSSEIDTCSMATAPQTAFSSSESCPVTLTIAVEAEEGAETAIDPGGHVISGTPPTNQAVDDEGGGQAAVTEAGGDAPAASAQEEVEENSVRRLSLQAVGGVAEEQEGEEAKAHKDAGSVDSEQVTTETDREEGTHVNGHPVRSLPSVRHDIHRYQRVDEPLPPNWEARIDSHGRIFFVDHVNRTTTWQRPTGPPAPQGLTRSNSIQQMEQLNRRYQSIRRTITNSDRSEESAVDLLPEPESELMAHSISEYRRESAVAHASGRSRLSLLLQSPSAKFLCSPDFFTVLHSNPSAYRMFTSNTCLKHMISKVRRDAHYFERYQHNRDLVTFLNMFSNKQLELPRGWEMKHDHTGKPFFVDHNCRSTTFIDPRLPLQSSRSTGLLAHRQHLSRQRSHSAGEVVDDSRQTNPPIMPRPSSTFSGSSRSQYHDVVPVAYNDKIVAFLRQPNILEILQERQPELARNHSLKEKVQFIRSEGVSGLARLSSDADLVMLLSLFEEEVMSYVPPLLHPGYCLSSPQSSPGTQRANARAPAPYKRDFEAKLRNFYRKLETKGYGQGPGKVKLIIRRDHLLEDAFNQIMCYSRKDLQRSKLYVSFVGEDGLDYSGPSREFFFLVSRELFNPYYGLFEYSANDTYTVQISPMSAFVDNHHEWFRFSGRILGLALVHQYLLDAFFTRPFYKGLLRIPCDLSDLEFLDEEFHQSLQWMKDNDIEDMLDLTFTVNEEVFGQITERELKPGGAGIPVSEKNKKEYIERMVKWRIERGVAQQTESLVRGFYEVVDVRLVSVFDARELELVIAGTAEIDLADWRNNTEYRGGYHDNHIVIRWFWAAVERFNNEQRLRLLQFVTGTSSIPYEGFASLRGSNGPRRFCVEKWGKITSLPRAHTCFNRLDLPPYPSFSMLYEKLVTAVEETSTFGLE